The following are encoded together in the Osmia lignaria lignaria isolate PbOS001 chromosome 6, iyOsmLign1, whole genome shotgun sequence genome:
- the jvl gene encoding javelin-like isoform X1: protein MSAISKLEPAEYMKFPWTQVKSYSSCGSGGGSTEGVVGSVSGSGSGGNSSSGGGMDCMPIRPGPFHYLISEQAKSLVALQELQNEVGALLEFRDLVIETFPNLRHKMAATASAGASVMSSSCAQNSHIPLPLSSPSSRRINEWEPGKVRRRVPREGGESSSSSLPRSRSNSHSGGTKNNCSATVQDSGFSTETSSKDSASTAIAPRPNSPRPTVLDEAEDELWNLLDVIHRKGIRLREEVECLQGRLESVATEDLGSTDILDAVRKITCLDDDRTATVPTEDINKDEKDRDSQVITLRREKEQLLDKVAELEAETISSRARAQELQSELAALSALKTGLEDRLRAGLNDTSSDILVPGAQRLQPIAPVVSSPKNNSVSNIKSKSSAFASVATSAKAHKSRFRTRTIEKNVLLDVTAHNEELRDIDVEASVNERRARLGALDSVLVSPTRVANVKDVDSKKIAAILRERSPLELQRHLITTTVHNQVLQKRLDEVEKSTETLSERLDKAREENDDLRFQLEERNIELEGTRARVRVLERLQQRPPTEGDPEVDADQPRCEQSGLEPGSSTESARDHHQAVEVKPSPRRRPSRIPLLGASSKTTAPRPPSHGRNDSKESLKSLTRPPRDSSRDSHGGKSLSKARDSNRDSLGNKSLTKNSNNNNNNNNGSSNGNNNGNGNSKETNRESLNRSLPRNNSSRDSLNKSSSLSRARDSLESNNLGTSSSPGTTPPRRPPAPARRSHSLARAATSVDTENGKSCTEPPSSWCSTNGSFRHSDSSLYPDSLNQETSSLTGTTKVEFIIGSPTRRFRQSSVWPHRYFDSIDSAAMLNESLLTDEFSLRRGEALAECDSLECQPISNES from the exons TGTGGCAGCGGCGGAGGGTCGACGGAGGGGGTGGTCGGGAGCGTGAGTGGTAGCGGCAGCGGTGGTAACAGCAGCAGCGGCGGTGGCATGGATTGCATGCCCATACGGCCGGGTCCTTTTCATTACTTGATAAGCGAGCAGGCTAAGTCGTTGGTGGCCCTGCAGGAGCTGCAGAATGAGGTCGGCGCCCTTCTCGAGTTTCGGGACCTCGTCATCGAGACGTTCCCAAACCTCCGGCACAAGATGGCCGCGACGGCGTCCGCGGGAGCGTCCGTGATGTCCTCCTCCTGCGCTCAGAATTCCCACATCCCGTTGCCGCTGTCCAGTCCTTCATCCAGAAGGATCAACGAATGGGAGCCGGGTAAAGTACGGAGAAGAGTTCCTCGAGAGGGTGGCGAGTCTTCGTCGTCCTCGTTGCCCAGAAGTCGTAGCAATTCGCACAGCGGCGGAACGAAGAACAACTGTAGCGCCACTGTTCAGGATTCCGGCTTCAGCACCGAGACGTCGTCCAAGGATAGCGCCTCGACGGCCATAGCACCTAGACCGAACAGTCCGAGGCCGACCGTGCTGGACGAGGCTGAGGACGAGTTATGGAATCTCCTGGACGTGATCCATCGCAAGGGAATTAGGCTTAGAGAGGAGGTGGAGTGTCTTCAGGGTCGATTAGAGAGCGTGGCAACCGAGGATCTTGGCTCCACGGATATCTTGGACGCGGTGAGGAAAATCACCTGTCTGGACGACGATAGAACGGCGACGGTGCCCACGGAGGATATCAACAAGGATGAGAAGGATAGAGATTCGCAGGTGATAACGCTCAGAAGGGAGAAGGAACAACTGCTGGACAAGGTGGCCGAACTCGAGGCTGAAACTATATCGAGTCGGGCTAGGGCGCAGGAACTGCAGTCAGAGTTAGCCGCTTTGTCCGCGTTGAAGACTGGTCTGGAGGATCGACTGAGGGCTGGACTGAACGATACTTCCTCGGACATCCTCGTGCCGGGCGCACAAAGACTGCAACCAATCGCGCCCGTTGTTTCCTCGCCGAAGAACAACAGTGTTAGCAATATTAAGAGTAAGTCATCGGCTTTCGCGTCGGTCGCGACGTCCGCGAAGGCTCACAAGAGCCGTTTCCGCACGAGGACCATCGAGAAGAACGTCCTGCTCGACGTCACCGCGCATAACGAAGAGCTGAGGGACATCGACGTCGAGGCGAGCGTGAACGAGAGGAGGGCACGTTTGGGAGCGTTGGATTCCGTCCTTGTGTCGCCGACCAGGGTGGCGAACGTCAAGGACGTCGACTCGAAGAAGATCGCTGCCATTCTTCGGGAACGCTCACCTCTCGAACTGCAGCGGCATTTGATCACCACTACCGTCCATAATCAA GTCCTACAGAAAAGGTTAGATGAAGTAGAAAAAAGCACAGAAACTCTGTCGGAACGATTAGACAAGGCACGCGAGGAGAACGACGATCTACGTTTCCAG CTCGAAGAAAGGAACATCGAGCTGGAGGGTACTCGAGCACGCGTGCGCGTGTTAGAGAGACTTCAGCAGCGGCCGCCAACGGAAGGAGATCCGGAGGTGGACGCGGATCAGCCAAGATGCGAGCAAAGCGGTCTCGAGCCTGGAAGTAGCACGGAATCGGCTCGCGATCATCATCAAGCGGTCGAGGTGAAACCATCACCCCGACGGCGTCCTAGTCGCATACCTTTGCTGGGTGCCAGTTCGAAAACAACGGCGCCCAGACCGCCAAGCCACGGAAGGAACGACAGCAAAGAATCATTGAAGTCGTTAACGAGACCTCCGCGTGATTCTAGTCGCGACAGTCACGGTGGAAAGTCCCTGTCGAAGGCACGCGACTCGAATCGTGACTCTCTCGGCAACAAGAGCTTGACGAAGAAcagcaacaacaataataacaacaacaacggtAGCAGTAACGGGAACAACAACGGGAACGGAAACAGCAAGGAGACGAACAGGGAGTCCCTGAACAGGTCCCTGCCGCGTAACAATTCCAGCCGAGACTCCTTAAATAAATCCTCCTCGCTGTCCCGAGCCCGAGACTCGCTGGAGTCTAACAACCTCGGCACGTCCTCATCCCCGGGGACGACTCCTCCTCGACGACCGCCCGCTCCTGCACGCCGTTCCCACAGCTTGGCCCGCGCGGCAACGTCCGTTGATACCGAGAACGGCAAG AGTTGCACCGAACCACCGAGTTCCTGGTGTTCAACGAACGGCAGCTTCCGACACAGCGACTCCTCTTTGTATCCGGACTCGTTAAACCAGGAGACGTCATCGTTGACTGGCACCACAAAAGTGGAATTCATCATCGGCTCGCCGACCAGACGATTTCGACAAAGCTCTGTCTGGCCACATCGTTATTTCGACAGCATAGATTCCGCGGCCATGTTAAACGAAAGTCTTTTGACCGATGAATTTTCGCTTCGTCGTGGCGAAGCTCTCGCCGAGTGCGATTCGCTCGAGTGTCAACCGATATCAAACGAGAGCTGA
- the jvl gene encoding javelin-like isoform X3: protein MKFPWTQVKSYSSCGSGGGSTEGVVGSVSGSGSGGNSSSGGGMDCMPIRPGPFHYLISEQAKSLVALQELQNEVGALLEFRDLVIETFPNLRHKMAATASAGASVMSSSCAQNSHIPLPLSSPSSRRINEWEPGKVRRRVPREGGESSSSSLPRSRSNSHSGGTKNNCSATVQDSGFSTETSSKDSASTAIAPRPNSPRPTVLDEAEDELWNLLDVIHRKGIRLREEVECLQGRLESVATEDLGSTDILDAVRKITCLDDDRTATVPTEDINKDEKDRDSQVITLRREKEQLLDKVAELEAETISSRARAQELQSELAALSALKTGLEDRLRAGLNDTSSDILVPGAQRLQPIAPVVSSPKNNSVSNIKSKSSAFASVATSAKAHKSRFRTRTIEKNVLLDVTAHNEELRDIDVEASVNERRARLGALDSVLVSPTRVANVKDVDSKKIAAILRERSPLELQRHLITTTVHNQVLQKRLDEVEKSTETLSERLDKAREENDDLRFQLEERNIELEGTRARVRVLERLQQRPPTEGDPEVDADQPRCEQSGLEPGSSTESARDHHQAVEVKPSPRRRPSRIPLLGASSKTTAPRPPSHGRNDSKESLKSLTRPPRDSSRDSHGGKSLSKARDSNRDSLGNKSLTKNSNNNNNNNNGSSNGNNNGNGNSKETNRESLNRSLPRNNSSRDSLNKSSSLSRARDSLESNNLGTSSSPGTTPPRRPPAPARRSHSLARAATSVDTENGKSCTEPPSSWCSTNGSFRHSDSSLYPDSLNQETSSLTGTTKVEFIIGSPTRRFRQSSVWPHRYFDSIDSAAMLNESLLTDEFSLRRGEALAECDSLECQPISNES, encoded by the exons TGTGGCAGCGGCGGAGGGTCGACGGAGGGGGTGGTCGGGAGCGTGAGTGGTAGCGGCAGCGGTGGTAACAGCAGCAGCGGCGGTGGCATGGATTGCATGCCCATACGGCCGGGTCCTTTTCATTACTTGATAAGCGAGCAGGCTAAGTCGTTGGTGGCCCTGCAGGAGCTGCAGAATGAGGTCGGCGCCCTTCTCGAGTTTCGGGACCTCGTCATCGAGACGTTCCCAAACCTCCGGCACAAGATGGCCGCGACGGCGTCCGCGGGAGCGTCCGTGATGTCCTCCTCCTGCGCTCAGAATTCCCACATCCCGTTGCCGCTGTCCAGTCCTTCATCCAGAAGGATCAACGAATGGGAGCCGGGTAAAGTACGGAGAAGAGTTCCTCGAGAGGGTGGCGAGTCTTCGTCGTCCTCGTTGCCCAGAAGTCGTAGCAATTCGCACAGCGGCGGAACGAAGAACAACTGTAGCGCCACTGTTCAGGATTCCGGCTTCAGCACCGAGACGTCGTCCAAGGATAGCGCCTCGACGGCCATAGCACCTAGACCGAACAGTCCGAGGCCGACCGTGCTGGACGAGGCTGAGGACGAGTTATGGAATCTCCTGGACGTGATCCATCGCAAGGGAATTAGGCTTAGAGAGGAGGTGGAGTGTCTTCAGGGTCGATTAGAGAGCGTGGCAACCGAGGATCTTGGCTCCACGGATATCTTGGACGCGGTGAGGAAAATCACCTGTCTGGACGACGATAGAACGGCGACGGTGCCCACGGAGGATATCAACAAGGATGAGAAGGATAGAGATTCGCAGGTGATAACGCTCAGAAGGGAGAAGGAACAACTGCTGGACAAGGTGGCCGAACTCGAGGCTGAAACTATATCGAGTCGGGCTAGGGCGCAGGAACTGCAGTCAGAGTTAGCCGCTTTGTCCGCGTTGAAGACTGGTCTGGAGGATCGACTGAGGGCTGGACTGAACGATACTTCCTCGGACATCCTCGTGCCGGGCGCACAAAGACTGCAACCAATCGCGCCCGTTGTTTCCTCGCCGAAGAACAACAGTGTTAGCAATATTAAGAGTAAGTCATCGGCTTTCGCGTCGGTCGCGACGTCCGCGAAGGCTCACAAGAGCCGTTTCCGCACGAGGACCATCGAGAAGAACGTCCTGCTCGACGTCACCGCGCATAACGAAGAGCTGAGGGACATCGACGTCGAGGCGAGCGTGAACGAGAGGAGGGCACGTTTGGGAGCGTTGGATTCCGTCCTTGTGTCGCCGACCAGGGTGGCGAACGTCAAGGACGTCGACTCGAAGAAGATCGCTGCCATTCTTCGGGAACGCTCACCTCTCGAACTGCAGCGGCATTTGATCACCACTACCGTCCATAATCAA GTCCTACAGAAAAGGTTAGATGAAGTAGAAAAAAGCACAGAAACTCTGTCGGAACGATTAGACAAGGCACGCGAGGAGAACGACGATCTACGTTTCCAG CTCGAAGAAAGGAACATCGAGCTGGAGGGTACTCGAGCACGCGTGCGCGTGTTAGAGAGACTTCAGCAGCGGCCGCCAACGGAAGGAGATCCGGAGGTGGACGCGGATCAGCCAAGATGCGAGCAAAGCGGTCTCGAGCCTGGAAGTAGCACGGAATCGGCTCGCGATCATCATCAAGCGGTCGAGGTGAAACCATCACCCCGACGGCGTCCTAGTCGCATACCTTTGCTGGGTGCCAGTTCGAAAACAACGGCGCCCAGACCGCCAAGCCACGGAAGGAACGACAGCAAAGAATCATTGAAGTCGTTAACGAGACCTCCGCGTGATTCTAGTCGCGACAGTCACGGTGGAAAGTCCCTGTCGAAGGCACGCGACTCGAATCGTGACTCTCTCGGCAACAAGAGCTTGACGAAGAAcagcaacaacaataataacaacaacaacggtAGCAGTAACGGGAACAACAACGGGAACGGAAACAGCAAGGAGACGAACAGGGAGTCCCTGAACAGGTCCCTGCCGCGTAACAATTCCAGCCGAGACTCCTTAAATAAATCCTCCTCGCTGTCCCGAGCCCGAGACTCGCTGGAGTCTAACAACCTCGGCACGTCCTCATCCCCGGGGACGACTCCTCCTCGACGACCGCCCGCTCCTGCACGCCGTTCCCACAGCTTGGCCCGCGCGGCAACGTCCGTTGATACCGAGAACGGCAAG AGTTGCACCGAACCACCGAGTTCCTGGTGTTCAACGAACGGCAGCTTCCGACACAGCGACTCCTCTTTGTATCCGGACTCGTTAAACCAGGAGACGTCATCGTTGACTGGCACCACAAAAGTGGAATTCATCATCGGCTCGCCGACCAGACGATTTCGACAAAGCTCTGTCTGGCCACATCGTTATTTCGACAGCATAGATTCCGCGGCCATGTTAAACGAAAGTCTTTTGACCGATGAATTTTCGCTTCGTCGTGGCGAAGCTCTCGCCGAGTGCGATTCGCTCGAGTGTCAACCGATATCAAACGAGAGCTGA
- the jvl gene encoding javelin-like isoform X2, which translates to MSREFYVPCTSYTYQCGSGGGSTEGVVGSVSGSGSGGNSSSGGGMDCMPIRPGPFHYLISEQAKSLVALQELQNEVGALLEFRDLVIETFPNLRHKMAATASAGASVMSSSCAQNSHIPLPLSSPSSRRINEWEPGKVRRRVPREGGESSSSSLPRSRSNSHSGGTKNNCSATVQDSGFSTETSSKDSASTAIAPRPNSPRPTVLDEAEDELWNLLDVIHRKGIRLREEVECLQGRLESVATEDLGSTDILDAVRKITCLDDDRTATVPTEDINKDEKDRDSQVITLRREKEQLLDKVAELEAETISSRARAQELQSELAALSALKTGLEDRLRAGLNDTSSDILVPGAQRLQPIAPVVSSPKNNSVSNIKSKSSAFASVATSAKAHKSRFRTRTIEKNVLLDVTAHNEELRDIDVEASVNERRARLGALDSVLVSPTRVANVKDVDSKKIAAILRERSPLELQRHLITTTVHNQVLQKRLDEVEKSTETLSERLDKAREENDDLRFQLEERNIELEGTRARVRVLERLQQRPPTEGDPEVDADQPRCEQSGLEPGSSTESARDHHQAVEVKPSPRRRPSRIPLLGASSKTTAPRPPSHGRNDSKESLKSLTRPPRDSSRDSHGGKSLSKARDSNRDSLGNKSLTKNSNNNNNNNNGSSNGNNNGNGNSKETNRESLNRSLPRNNSSRDSLNKSSSLSRARDSLESNNLGTSSSPGTTPPRRPPAPARRSHSLARAATSVDTENGKSCTEPPSSWCSTNGSFRHSDSSLYPDSLNQETSSLTGTTKVEFIIGSPTRRFRQSSVWPHRYFDSIDSAAMLNESLLTDEFSLRRGEALAECDSLECQPISNES; encoded by the exons TGTGGCAGCGGCGGAGGGTCGACGGAGGGGGTGGTCGGGAGCGTGAGTGGTAGCGGCAGCGGTGGTAACAGCAGCAGCGGCGGTGGCATGGATTGCATGCCCATACGGCCGGGTCCTTTTCATTACTTGATAAGCGAGCAGGCTAAGTCGTTGGTGGCCCTGCAGGAGCTGCAGAATGAGGTCGGCGCCCTTCTCGAGTTTCGGGACCTCGTCATCGAGACGTTCCCAAACCTCCGGCACAAGATGGCCGCGACGGCGTCCGCGGGAGCGTCCGTGATGTCCTCCTCCTGCGCTCAGAATTCCCACATCCCGTTGCCGCTGTCCAGTCCTTCATCCAGAAGGATCAACGAATGGGAGCCGGGTAAAGTACGGAGAAGAGTTCCTCGAGAGGGTGGCGAGTCTTCGTCGTCCTCGTTGCCCAGAAGTCGTAGCAATTCGCACAGCGGCGGAACGAAGAACAACTGTAGCGCCACTGTTCAGGATTCCGGCTTCAGCACCGAGACGTCGTCCAAGGATAGCGCCTCGACGGCCATAGCACCTAGACCGAACAGTCCGAGGCCGACCGTGCTGGACGAGGCTGAGGACGAGTTATGGAATCTCCTGGACGTGATCCATCGCAAGGGAATTAGGCTTAGAGAGGAGGTGGAGTGTCTTCAGGGTCGATTAGAGAGCGTGGCAACCGAGGATCTTGGCTCCACGGATATCTTGGACGCGGTGAGGAAAATCACCTGTCTGGACGACGATAGAACGGCGACGGTGCCCACGGAGGATATCAACAAGGATGAGAAGGATAGAGATTCGCAGGTGATAACGCTCAGAAGGGAGAAGGAACAACTGCTGGACAAGGTGGCCGAACTCGAGGCTGAAACTATATCGAGTCGGGCTAGGGCGCAGGAACTGCAGTCAGAGTTAGCCGCTTTGTCCGCGTTGAAGACTGGTCTGGAGGATCGACTGAGGGCTGGACTGAACGATACTTCCTCGGACATCCTCGTGCCGGGCGCACAAAGACTGCAACCAATCGCGCCCGTTGTTTCCTCGCCGAAGAACAACAGTGTTAGCAATATTAAGAGTAAGTCATCGGCTTTCGCGTCGGTCGCGACGTCCGCGAAGGCTCACAAGAGCCGTTTCCGCACGAGGACCATCGAGAAGAACGTCCTGCTCGACGTCACCGCGCATAACGAAGAGCTGAGGGACATCGACGTCGAGGCGAGCGTGAACGAGAGGAGGGCACGTTTGGGAGCGTTGGATTCCGTCCTTGTGTCGCCGACCAGGGTGGCGAACGTCAAGGACGTCGACTCGAAGAAGATCGCTGCCATTCTTCGGGAACGCTCACCTCTCGAACTGCAGCGGCATTTGATCACCACTACCGTCCATAATCAA GTCCTACAGAAAAGGTTAGATGAAGTAGAAAAAAGCACAGAAACTCTGTCGGAACGATTAGACAAGGCACGCGAGGAGAACGACGATCTACGTTTCCAG CTCGAAGAAAGGAACATCGAGCTGGAGGGTACTCGAGCACGCGTGCGCGTGTTAGAGAGACTTCAGCAGCGGCCGCCAACGGAAGGAGATCCGGAGGTGGACGCGGATCAGCCAAGATGCGAGCAAAGCGGTCTCGAGCCTGGAAGTAGCACGGAATCGGCTCGCGATCATCATCAAGCGGTCGAGGTGAAACCATCACCCCGACGGCGTCCTAGTCGCATACCTTTGCTGGGTGCCAGTTCGAAAACAACGGCGCCCAGACCGCCAAGCCACGGAAGGAACGACAGCAAAGAATCATTGAAGTCGTTAACGAGACCTCCGCGTGATTCTAGTCGCGACAGTCACGGTGGAAAGTCCCTGTCGAAGGCACGCGACTCGAATCGTGACTCTCTCGGCAACAAGAGCTTGACGAAGAAcagcaacaacaataataacaacaacaacggtAGCAGTAACGGGAACAACAACGGGAACGGAAACAGCAAGGAGACGAACAGGGAGTCCCTGAACAGGTCCCTGCCGCGTAACAATTCCAGCCGAGACTCCTTAAATAAATCCTCCTCGCTGTCCCGAGCCCGAGACTCGCTGGAGTCTAACAACCTCGGCACGTCCTCATCCCCGGGGACGACTCCTCCTCGACGACCGCCCGCTCCTGCACGCCGTTCCCACAGCTTGGCCCGCGCGGCAACGTCCGTTGATACCGAGAACGGCAAG AGTTGCACCGAACCACCGAGTTCCTGGTGTTCAACGAACGGCAGCTTCCGACACAGCGACTCCTCTTTGTATCCGGACTCGTTAAACCAGGAGACGTCATCGTTGACTGGCACCACAAAAGTGGAATTCATCATCGGCTCGCCGACCAGACGATTTCGACAAAGCTCTGTCTGGCCACATCGTTATTTCGACAGCATAGATTCCGCGGCCATGTTAAACGAAAGTCTTTTGACCGATGAATTTTCGCTTCGTCGTGGCGAAGCTCTCGCCGAGTGCGATTCGCTCGAGTGTCAACCGATATCAAACGAGAGCTGA
- the jvl gene encoding javelin-like isoform X4, which translates to MDCMPIRPGPFHYLISEQAKSLVALQELQNEVGALLEFRDLVIETFPNLRHKMAATASAGASVMSSSCAQNSHIPLPLSSPSSRRINEWEPGKVRRRVPREGGESSSSSLPRSRSNSHSGGTKNNCSATVQDSGFSTETSSKDSASTAIAPRPNSPRPTVLDEAEDELWNLLDVIHRKGIRLREEVECLQGRLESVATEDLGSTDILDAVRKITCLDDDRTATVPTEDINKDEKDRDSQVITLRREKEQLLDKVAELEAETISSRARAQELQSELAALSALKTGLEDRLRAGLNDTSSDILVPGAQRLQPIAPVVSSPKNNSVSNIKSKSSAFASVATSAKAHKSRFRTRTIEKNVLLDVTAHNEELRDIDVEASVNERRARLGALDSVLVSPTRVANVKDVDSKKIAAILRERSPLELQRHLITTTVHNQVLQKRLDEVEKSTETLSERLDKAREENDDLRFQLEERNIELEGTRARVRVLERLQQRPPTEGDPEVDADQPRCEQSGLEPGSSTESARDHHQAVEVKPSPRRRPSRIPLLGASSKTTAPRPPSHGRNDSKESLKSLTRPPRDSSRDSHGGKSLSKARDSNRDSLGNKSLTKNSNNNNNNNNGSSNGNNNGNGNSKETNRESLNRSLPRNNSSRDSLNKSSSLSRARDSLESNNLGTSSSPGTTPPRRPPAPARRSHSLARAATSVDTENGKSCTEPPSSWCSTNGSFRHSDSSLYPDSLNQETSSLTGTTKVEFIIGSPTRRFRQSSVWPHRYFDSIDSAAMLNESLLTDEFSLRRGEALAECDSLECQPISNES; encoded by the exons ATGGATTGCATGCCCATACGGCCGGGTCCTTTTCATTACTTGATAAGCGAGCAGGCTAAGTCGTTGGTGGCCCTGCAGGAGCTGCAGAATGAGGTCGGCGCCCTTCTCGAGTTTCGGGACCTCGTCATCGAGACGTTCCCAAACCTCCGGCACAAGATGGCCGCGACGGCGTCCGCGGGAGCGTCCGTGATGTCCTCCTCCTGCGCTCAGAATTCCCACATCCCGTTGCCGCTGTCCAGTCCTTCATCCAGAAGGATCAACGAATGGGAGCCGGGTAAAGTACGGAGAAGAGTTCCTCGAGAGGGTGGCGAGTCTTCGTCGTCCTCGTTGCCCAGAAGTCGTAGCAATTCGCACAGCGGCGGAACGAAGAACAACTGTAGCGCCACTGTTCAGGATTCCGGCTTCAGCACCGAGACGTCGTCCAAGGATAGCGCCTCGACGGCCATAGCACCTAGACCGAACAGTCCGAGGCCGACCGTGCTGGACGAGGCTGAGGACGAGTTATGGAATCTCCTGGACGTGATCCATCGCAAGGGAATTAGGCTTAGAGAGGAGGTGGAGTGTCTTCAGGGTCGATTAGAGAGCGTGGCAACCGAGGATCTTGGCTCCACGGATATCTTGGACGCGGTGAGGAAAATCACCTGTCTGGACGACGATAGAACGGCGACGGTGCCCACGGAGGATATCAACAAGGATGAGAAGGATAGAGATTCGCAGGTGATAACGCTCAGAAGGGAGAAGGAACAACTGCTGGACAAGGTGGCCGAACTCGAGGCTGAAACTATATCGAGTCGGGCTAGGGCGCAGGAACTGCAGTCAGAGTTAGCCGCTTTGTCCGCGTTGAAGACTGGTCTGGAGGATCGACTGAGGGCTGGACTGAACGATACTTCCTCGGACATCCTCGTGCCGGGCGCACAAAGACTGCAACCAATCGCGCCCGTTGTTTCCTCGCCGAAGAACAACAGTGTTAGCAATATTAAGAGTAAGTCATCGGCTTTCGCGTCGGTCGCGACGTCCGCGAAGGCTCACAAGAGCCGTTTCCGCACGAGGACCATCGAGAAGAACGTCCTGCTCGACGTCACCGCGCATAACGAAGAGCTGAGGGACATCGACGTCGAGGCGAGCGTGAACGAGAGGAGGGCACGTTTGGGAGCGTTGGATTCCGTCCTTGTGTCGCCGACCAGGGTGGCGAACGTCAAGGACGTCGACTCGAAGAAGATCGCTGCCATTCTTCGGGAACGCTCACCTCTCGAACTGCAGCGGCATTTGATCACCACTACCGTCCATAATCAA GTCCTACAGAAAAGGTTAGATGAAGTAGAAAAAAGCACAGAAACTCTGTCGGAACGATTAGACAAGGCACGCGAGGAGAACGACGATCTACGTTTCCAG CTCGAAGAAAGGAACATCGAGCTGGAGGGTACTCGAGCACGCGTGCGCGTGTTAGAGAGACTTCAGCAGCGGCCGCCAACGGAAGGAGATCCGGAGGTGGACGCGGATCAGCCAAGATGCGAGCAAAGCGGTCTCGAGCCTGGAAGTAGCACGGAATCGGCTCGCGATCATCATCAAGCGGTCGAGGTGAAACCATCACCCCGACGGCGTCCTAGTCGCATACCTTTGCTGGGTGCCAGTTCGAAAACAACGGCGCCCAGACCGCCAAGCCACGGAAGGAACGACAGCAAAGAATCATTGAAGTCGTTAACGAGACCTCCGCGTGATTCTAGTCGCGACAGTCACGGTGGAAAGTCCCTGTCGAAGGCACGCGACTCGAATCGTGACTCTCTCGGCAACAAGAGCTTGACGAAGAAcagcaacaacaataataacaacaacaacggtAGCAGTAACGGGAACAACAACGGGAACGGAAACAGCAAGGAGACGAACAGGGAGTCCCTGAACAGGTCCCTGCCGCGTAACAATTCCAGCCGAGACTCCTTAAATAAATCCTCCTCGCTGTCCCGAGCCCGAGACTCGCTGGAGTCTAACAACCTCGGCACGTCCTCATCCCCGGGGACGACTCCTCCTCGACGACCGCCCGCTCCTGCACGCCGTTCCCACAGCTTGGCCCGCGCGGCAACGTCCGTTGATACCGAGAACGGCAAG AGTTGCACCGAACCACCGAGTTCCTGGTGTTCAACGAACGGCAGCTTCCGACACAGCGACTCCTCTTTGTATCCGGACTCGTTAAACCAGGAGACGTCATCGTTGACTGGCACCACAAAAGTGGAATTCATCATCGGCTCGCCGACCAGACGATTTCGACAAAGCTCTGTCTGGCCACATCGTTATTTCGACAGCATAGATTCCGCGGCCATGTTAAACGAAAGTCTTTTGACCGATGAATTTTCGCTTCGTCGTGGCGAAGCTCTCGCCGAGTGCGATTCGCTCGAGTGTCAACCGATATCAAACGAGAGCTGA